From a single Nocardioides sp. dk884 genomic region:
- a CDS encoding LOG family protein translates to MEQHRGRIVDIDSLADLDRRLAAGARSLSGWRVRTLDLTGRIEALRSRDLSGATFLGCTWPPAEAERARAAGAVVLDQPPATDLAAPPGAGPVEPPEVGRTSLYTVEDLYDAPTWAASLDGRAYAWSQRPATADSALRQALHDHAIDQALQEWAAPRRVVGVMGGHAARRGDPTYRDAARLAQALGARLAVATGGGPGAMEAANLGAWYAAASPADLDDAVARLSAVPSYRPSIDAWVTSAREVRADLAPGADSLGIPTWHYGHEPPNLFATAVAKYFRNSTREAILLQVCDAGIVFLPGAGGTVQEIFQDACENYYADESSLAPMVLVGREYWTSTLPAWPLLETLARGRPMEEHVHLVDSGEEAAAILRAGA, encoded by the coding sequence GTGGAGCAACACCGCGGACGCATCGTCGACATCGACTCCCTCGCCGACCTCGATCGGCGTCTGGCGGCCGGGGCCCGGTCGCTCTCGGGCTGGCGGGTGCGGACCCTCGACCTCACCGGTCGCATCGAGGCGCTCCGCTCCCGCGACCTCTCCGGGGCGACGTTCCTCGGCTGCACCTGGCCGCCGGCCGAGGCCGAGCGAGCCCGCGCGGCCGGCGCCGTGGTGCTCGACCAGCCGCCGGCGACCGACCTCGCCGCCCCGCCCGGAGCCGGTCCGGTGGAGCCGCCCGAGGTGGGTCGCACCTCGCTGTACACCGTCGAGGACCTCTACGACGCCCCGACCTGGGCGGCGTCCCTCGACGGGCGGGCCTACGCCTGGTCCCAGCGCCCCGCCACGGCGGACTCCGCGCTGCGCCAGGCGCTGCACGACCACGCGATCGACCAGGCGCTCCAGGAGTGGGCCGCCCCGCGCCGGGTCGTGGGGGTCATGGGCGGGCACGCCGCTCGGCGCGGCGACCCGACGTACCGCGACGCCGCCCGGCTCGCGCAGGCCCTCGGCGCACGCCTGGCGGTAGCCACCGGCGGCGGCCCGGGCGCGATGGAGGCGGCCAACCTCGGCGCGTGGTACGCCGCGGCGAGCCCGGCCGACCTCGACGACGCGGTCGCGCGGCTGTCCGCGGTGCCGTCGTACCGCCCCTCGATCGACGCGTGGGTCACCAGCGCCCGCGAGGTCCGCGCGGACCTCGCGCCCGGCGCGGACTCGTTGGGCATCCCGACCTGGCACTACGGCCACGAGCCGCCCAACCTGTTCGCGACAGCGGTCGCGAAGTACTTCCGCAACTCCACCCGCGAGGCGATCCTGCTGCAGGTCTGCGACGCCGGGATCGTGTTCCTGCCCGGCGCCGGTGGCACGGTGCAGGAGATCTTCCAGGACGCGTGCGAGAACTACTACGCCGACGAGTCCTCGCTGGCGCCGATGGTGCTGGTCGGCCGGGAGTACTGGACCTCGACGCTGCCGGCCTGGCCGCTGCTGGAGACGCTCGCGCGCGGACGACCGATGGAGGAGCACGTCCACCTCGTCGACAGCGGCGAGGAGGCGGCCGCGATCCTGCGCGCCGGCGCCTGA
- a CDS encoding serine protein kinase RIO: protein MPQDFTPDPSTPVPATLDPSFVCDFQAYDDPAGPGRRWSTWYAVEALARGPEPRPDWVVTSQGAVDTDLGVLKTGKEADVFLLERADPHDPDRGVVMAAKRYRAPEHRSFHRAAAYTEGRSTRRSRDQRAIKRKSTFGRQVAAGEWAASEWEALRRLWTLGVPVPYPVQVDGTEILMEWITAEDDPTCSAPRLAQTRPSVELAAHWFDQLRAALVTMTSHGIVHGDLSAYNVLAAGERVVLIDVPQAVDLVGNLQGPDFLMRDCTNICTWARARGLDADEHALFAELMAQAY from the coding sequence ATGCCCCAGGACTTCACACCTGACCCGTCCACCCCCGTCCCCGCCACCCTCGACCCGTCCTTCGTCTGCGACTTCCAGGCGTACGACGACCCAGCAGGCCCCGGCCGTCGCTGGTCCACCTGGTACGCCGTGGAGGCGCTCGCCCGGGGACCCGAACCACGCCCCGACTGGGTCGTGACCTCCCAGGGCGCCGTCGACACCGACCTCGGCGTCCTCAAGACCGGCAAGGAGGCCGACGTCTTCCTGCTCGAGCGCGCCGACCCTCACGACCCCGACCGCGGCGTGGTGATGGCCGCGAAGCGCTACCGCGCGCCCGAGCACCGCAGCTTCCACCGCGCCGCGGCGTACACCGAGGGCCGCAGCACCCGGCGCTCCCGCGACCAGCGCGCGATCAAGCGCAAGAGCACGTTCGGCCGTCAGGTCGCCGCCGGCGAGTGGGCGGCCTCGGAGTGGGAGGCGTTGCGGCGGCTGTGGACCCTCGGCGTGCCGGTCCCCTACCCCGTGCAGGTCGACGGCACCGAGATCCTGATGGAGTGGATCACCGCCGAGGACGACCCCACCTGCAGCGCGCCGAGGCTGGCCCAGACCCGTCCATCGGTGGAGCTGGCCGCCCACTGGTTCGACCAGCTGCGCGCCGCGCTGGTCACCATGACCAGCCACGGGATCGTGCACGGCGACCTCTCCGCCTACAACGTGCTCGCGGCCGGCGAGCGGGTGGTGCTCATCGACGTGCCGCAGGCCGTCGACCTGGTCGGCAACCTCCAGGGCCCGGACTTCCTGATGCGCGACTGCACGAACATCTGCACCTGGGCCCGGGCCCGCGGGCTGGACGCCGACGAGCACGCGCTCTTCGCCGAGCTGATGGCGCAGGCGTACTGA
- the frr gene encoding ribosome recycling factor, which yields MNEILNEADAKMGKSVESTREEFAAIRAGRAHPNMFSKILVDYYGSLTPIQQLASFTAPEARTILVAPFDQGAMKNIERAIRDSDLGVNPADDGKVIRCVFPELTEERRKEYIKVARGKAEDGRVAVRNLRRNAKQQLERLEKDGEVGKDDVTGAEKRLDGLTKKHTDAIDEMLKNKEAELIEV from the coding sequence ATCAACGAGATCCTCAACGAGGCCGACGCCAAGATGGGCAAGTCGGTGGAGTCCACCCGCGAGGAGTTCGCCGCGATCCGCGCCGGGCGTGCTCACCCCAACATGTTCAGCAAGATCCTGGTCGACTACTACGGCTCGCTGACGCCGATCCAGCAGCTCGCGTCCTTCACCGCCCCCGAGGCACGCACGATCCTGGTCGCGCCGTTCGACCAGGGCGCGATGAAGAACATCGAGCGGGCGATCCGCGACTCCGACCTCGGCGTGAACCCCGCCGACGACGGCAAGGTGATCCGCTGCGTGTTCCCCGAGCTCACCGAGGAGCGCCGCAAGGAGTACATCAAGGTCGCCCGCGGCAAGGCCGAGGACGGCCGCGTCGCCGTACGCAACCTGCGCCGCAACGCCAAGCAGCAGCTCGAGCGTCTGGAGAAGGACGGCGAGGTCGGCAAGGACGACGTCACGGGTGCGGAGAAGCGCCTCGACGGCCTGACCAAGAAGCACACCGACGCGATCGACGAGATGCTGAAGAACAAGGAGGCCGAGCTGATCGAGGTCTGA
- the rlmN gene encoding 23S rRNA (adenine(2503)-C(2))-methyltransferase RlmN, giving the protein MSETPPAAAPSGATTLPLVFEEPRGRKKPPRHLADLDPAGRKALLEEHGLPGFRAKQLSTHYFARLVDDPEQMTDLPAAQRAELVAALLPELMTPLRTLEADKGTTRKTLWKLFDGALVESVLMRYPDRATMCVSSQAGCGMACPFCATGQGGLQRNMSTAEIVEQVVAGARALARGEVPGGPGRVSNVVFMGMGEPLANYKAVIGTIRRLTDPSPDGLGMSARGITVSTVGLVPRIYQLTDEGIPVTLALSLHAPDDELRNELVPINTRYSVAETVEAAWNYARTTKRRVSIEYAMMRGINDQGHRADLLGDVLRSYGDWGWVHVNLIPLNPTPGSKWTASDPADEREFVRRLEAKGIPTTVRDTRGREIDGACGQLAATED; this is encoded by the coding sequence ATGTCTGAGACGCCCCCCGCCGCCGCCCCCTCCGGAGCCACGACGCTCCCGCTGGTCTTCGAGGAGCCCCGCGGCCGCAAGAAGCCGCCGCGCCACCTCGCCGACCTCGACCCCGCGGGCCGCAAGGCGCTGCTGGAGGAGCACGGCCTGCCCGGCTTCCGGGCCAAGCAGCTCTCCACCCACTACTTCGCCCGGCTCGTCGACGACCCGGAGCAGATGACCGACCTGCCCGCCGCTCAGCGCGCGGAGCTCGTCGCGGCGCTGCTGCCCGAGCTGATGACGCCGCTGCGCACGCTCGAGGCCGACAAGGGCACCACCCGCAAGACGCTGTGGAAGCTCTTCGACGGCGCCCTGGTGGAGTCGGTGCTGATGCGCTACCCCGACCGGGCCACGATGTGCGTCTCCAGCCAGGCCGGCTGCGGCATGGCGTGCCCGTTCTGCGCCACCGGCCAGGGCGGCCTGCAGCGCAACATGTCCACCGCCGAGATCGTCGAGCAGGTCGTCGCGGGTGCCCGGGCGCTGGCCCGCGGCGAGGTCCCCGGTGGCCCCGGCCGGGTCTCCAACGTGGTCTTCATGGGCATGGGGGAGCCACTGGCCAACTACAAGGCGGTCATCGGCACCATCCGGCGCCTCACCGACCCCTCGCCCGACGGCCTGGGCATGTCGGCGCGCGGCATCACGGTCTCGACCGTCGGCCTGGTCCCGCGGATCTACCAGCTCACCGACGAGGGCATCCCGGTCACGCTCGCGCTGAGCCTGCACGCCCCCGACGACGAGCTGCGCAACGAGCTGGTGCCGATCAACACCCGCTACTCGGTCGCCGAGACCGTCGAGGCGGCGTGGAACTACGCGCGCACCACCAAGCGCCGGGTCTCGATCGAGTACGCCATGATGCGCGGCATCAACGACCAGGGCCACCGCGCCGACCTGCTCGGCGACGTGCTGCGCTCCTACGGCGACTGGGGCTGGGTGCACGTCAACCTGATCCCGCTGAACCCGACCCCGGGCTCGAAGTGGACCGCTTCGGACCCCGCAGACGAGCGTGAGTTCGTACGCCGCCTGGAGGCCAAGGGCATCCCCACGACGGTCCGCGACACCCGCGGCCGCGAGATCGACGGGGCCTGCGGGCAGCTCGCCGCGACCGAGGACTGA
- a CDS encoding phosphatidate cytidylyltransferase: MHSTSAQPKDHGRAGRDLRAAFGSAFVLLGAVVASLMVEKTVFMVIVAIAVVVAIWELHKGFLAKDIDLPEQPMMVGGLVMVVVAYFWGAPALVTATAVTALAIMLWLLRRGIDGYVKNATAAVFTVIYVPFLGSFVALMLAEGGTTGGGFDDDGVKGILVFVLVTIASDTGGYAAGVLFGKHPMAPVISPKKSWEGFAGSIVFTVVAGWALVTYLLDGDWWVGIALGLIAVVMATLGDLCESVIKRDLGIKDMSQVIPGHGGLMDRLDSLLATIAPIWLLLHYAVF; encoded by the coding sequence ATGCACTCCACCTCAGCGCAGCCCAAGGACCACGGCCGCGCCGGGCGTGACCTGCGCGCGGCCTTCGGCTCCGCGTTCGTCCTGCTCGGCGCCGTCGTCGCCTCCCTGATGGTCGAGAAGACCGTCTTCATGGTGATCGTCGCGATCGCCGTCGTGGTCGCCATCTGGGAGCTGCACAAGGGCTTCCTCGCCAAGGACATCGACCTGCCCGAGCAGCCGATGATGGTCGGCGGCCTGGTGATGGTGGTGGTGGCGTACTTCTGGGGCGCCCCGGCGCTGGTCACCGCCACGGCGGTGACCGCGCTGGCGATCATGCTGTGGCTGCTGCGCCGCGGGATCGACGGCTACGTCAAGAACGCCACCGCCGCGGTCTTCACCGTCATCTATGTGCCGTTCCTCGGCTCGTTCGTGGCCCTGATGCTCGCGGAGGGTGGCACCACCGGCGGCGGGTTCGACGACGACGGCGTCAAGGGCATCCTGGTCTTCGTGCTGGTCACGATCGCCTCCGACACCGGGGGGTACGCCGCGGGCGTGCTCTTCGGCAAGCACCCGATGGCCCCGGTCATCTCCCCGAAGAAGTCCTGGGAGGGCTTCGCCGGCTCGATCGTCTTCACCGTGGTGGCCGGCTGGGCGCTGGTCACCTACCTCCTCGACGGTGACTGGTGGGTGGGCATCGCGCTCGGCCTCATCGCCGTGGTGATGGCGACGCTCGGCGACCTGTGCGAGTCGGTCATCAAGCGCGACCTCGGCATCAAGGACATGAGCCAGGTGATCCCCGGTCACGGCGGCCTCATGGACCGCCTCGACTCGCTGCTCGCCACGATCGCGCCGATCTGGCTGCTGCTGCACTACGCGGTCTTCTGA
- a CDS encoding histidine phosphatase family protein, producing the protein MTWFLVRHGRPLVDPGTPAASWELDPAGFDDVWALRERLPQDDAVWFTSPEPKAVATCQLLTEGDVGILDGLREQERGAAWVEDFEATVRRAFADPDAQAHPGWEPLAATRLRLLDAVRPIRHAHADTDVVLVGHGTAWTLLAAELSGTAPDLDRWARLGMPDVITLPEPLPSLR; encoded by the coding sequence ATGACCTGGTTCCTCGTCCGCCACGGGCGCCCGCTGGTCGACCCGGGCACCCCGGCGGCCTCCTGGGAGCTGGACCCGGCGGGCTTCGACGACGTCTGGGCGCTGCGCGAGCGGCTCCCGCAGGACGACGCGGTCTGGTTCACCTCCCCGGAGCCCAAGGCGGTCGCGACCTGCCAGCTGCTGACCGAGGGCGACGTCGGCATCCTCGACGGCCTGCGCGAGCAGGAGCGAGGTGCTGCGTGGGTCGAGGACTTCGAGGCGACCGTGCGGCGGGCGTTCGCCGACCCCGACGCCCAGGCGCACCCGGGCTGGGAGCCGCTCGCCGCGACCCGGCTGCGGCTGCTCGACGCCGTACGACCGATCCGGCACGCGCACGCCGACACCGACGTGGTGCTCGTGGGCCACGGCACCGCGTGGACGCTGCTCGCGGCCGAGCTGAGCGGAACCGCGCCCGATCTGGATCGCTGGGCGCGCCTCGGCATGCCCGACGTGATCACCCTGCCCGAGCCGCTACCCTCCCTCCGGTGA